The Acidobacteriota bacterium genome has a segment encoding these proteins:
- a CDS encoding ankyrin repeat domain-containing protein: MKRTAPALGAVFALVFGIAVSFGQEVPAEARRHFEAGVAAVEAAASPADYPSALREFEQAARLGPDWPGAFRGLGMVERAAKKYAEAEKSFRRYLELAPNAADADKIRGLLDEMSGQQGQEAEVRKILEMMASGRFRRKQVGQTVLSGPSDLGMGPLESFRMVAGELQAENGWVRYPDAYHPKQHPPIPRQWEPVKVDGRLYSYTYSHYMDMSTSYVVRYDYDVTGEVVSLAPPRLKETVYWSFTWGAPIEGNKEPWLGDYDREGAGEYLYELIAVDPKPSLGDIDARADADASMPKPVDLEQKREIESLIASGGDVNAPDRSGKPPLFKAVESSQAQIIELLLAHGADINARDGSGQTPLFGPAALGDAEIIELLVDKGADINAKNDTGWTALHLASEKVAALMVAKGADINARNNMGWTPLFNAVQYRPDLALVLIANGADVNAVDKFGQAPLHMAVRTGRIDVVELLVSRGADINAKDGNGETPLQRAKSAYQAVKRDADKKMIDLLKKHGAK, from the coding sequence ATGAAAAGAACCGCCCCGGCGCTCGGCGCCGTCTTCGCTCTTGTGTTCGGGATCGCCGTTTCGTTCGGACAGGAGGTGCCGGCCGAGGCCCGGCGGCACTTCGAGGCCGGCGTGGCCGCCGTCGAGGCGGCCGCGTCGCCGGCCGATTATCCGTCGGCTCTCCGGGAGTTCGAGCAGGCCGCGCGGCTCGGGCCGGACTGGCCGGGCGCCTTCCGCGGCCTCGGGATGGTCGAGCGGGCGGCCAAAAAGTATGCCGAGGCGGAGAAGAGCTTCCGGCGTTACCTCGAATTGGCCCCGAACGCCGCCGACGCCGACAAGATCAGGGGACTCCTCGATGAGATGAGCGGCCAACAGGGCCAGGAAGCGGAAGTCCGTAAGATCCTCGAAATGATGGCTTCGGGCCGTTTCCGCAGAAAACAGGTCGGACAGACGGTCCTGAGCGGCCCATCGGATCTCGGTATGGGCCCGCTCGAGTCGTTCCGGATGGTCGCGGGCGAGCTGCAGGCCGAGAATGGATGGGTGCGTTACCCGGACGCCTACCATCCGAAGCAGCATCCTCCGATACCGAGGCAGTGGGAGCCCGTCAAGGTCGACGGCAGGCTCTATTCCTACACGTATTCGCACTATATGGACATGTCGACGAGCTACGTCGTCCGGTACGATTATGACGTGACGGGCGAGGTCGTCTCCCTGGCGCCGCCCAGGCTCAAAGAGACGGTCTATTGGTCCTTCACCTGGGGGGCCCCCATCGAAGGGAACAAGGAGCCGTGGCTCGGCGATTATGATCGGGAAGGCGCCGGAGAATATCTCTACGAGCTCATCGCCGTGGACCCGAAGCCCTCCCTCGGCGATATCGACGCGCGTGCCGACGCCGACGCGTCGATGCCCAAGCCCGTTGACCTCGAGCAGAAGCGGGAGATCGAGAGCCTGATCGCGTCCGGCGGAGATGTCAACGCTCCGGACCGTTCGGGCAAGCCGCCGCTGTTCAAAGCGGTCGAGTCGTCCCAGGCCCAGATCATCGAGCTGCTGCTCGCGCACGGAGCGGACATCAATGCCAGGGATGGGTCCGGTCAAACGCCGCTCTTCGGCCCCGCCGCCCTGGGCGATGCGGAGATCATCGAGCTCCTGGTCGACAAGGGGGCCGATATCAACGCCAAGAACGACACGGGCTGGACGGCCCTGCATCTCGCGAGCGAGAAGGTCGCCGCCCTGATGGTCGCCAAGGGCGCGGATATCAATGCGAGAAACAACATGGGTTGGACGCCCCTTTTCAATGCCGTCCAGTACCGTCCGGATCTGGCCCTGGTCCTAATAGCCAATGGCGCCGACGTCAACGCCGTGGACAAATTCGGCCAAGCCCCGCTCCATATGGCGGTTCGGACCGGCCGAATCGACGTGGTGGAGCTTCTGGTCTCCCGGGGCGCCGACATCAACGCCAAGGACGGCAACGGAGAAACGCCGCTCCAAAGGGCGAAGTCCGCCTATCAGGCCGTCAAACGCGACGCCGACAAGAAGATGATCGACCTCCTGAAAAAACACGGGGCGAAATAA
- a CDS encoding trypsin-like peptidase domain-containing protein: MTSRIPRTFFLGLVALSLALFACADAGSREAGRPAAGATTAGPETGGAPPASPGTPAAGAAAAVPAGSPTWGEQASQAPANARLTEDERNTIDIVRRTKNSVVYITNLQYARDFFFTTDELVPQGSGSGFVWDGQGHIVTNFHVINDGVKYMVSLPDQRQVEATLVGRDEMKDIAVLKLGQRVTGLEPLAIGTSRDLQVGQKVIAIGNPFGFDHTVTTGIVSALGRAMPGAGGVTIRDMIQTDASINPGNSGGPLLDSAGEIIGMNTMIASPSGTSSGVGFAVPVDAIRKIVPQLIESGRVTRPDIGGVSFVRDEVAQRAGIEGAVVLEVARSSRAYDLGLRGVYRDSFGRLLIRDVITGIDGTKVKSFDDLFAALDIHKIGDSVALTVLREGKTRTVTMQLVSND, from the coding sequence ATGACATCGCGGATTCCAAGAACGTTCTTCCTGGGCCTCGTCGCGCTGAGCCTGGCCCTTTTCGCCTGCGCCGATGCGGGCTCCCGCGAAGCCGGTCGTCCGGCCGCCGGGGCGACGACCGCCGGTCCGGAGACCGGCGGCGCGCCGCCAGCGTCGCCCGGGACGCCCGCCGCGGGCGCCGCCGCGGCCGTGCCCGCCGGCAGCCCGACCTGGGGCGAGCAGGCGAGCCAGGCCCCGGCGAACGCCCGGCTGACCGAGGACGAGCGGAACACGATCGACATCGTCCGCCGGACCAAGAACTCCGTCGTCTATATCACCAACCTCCAGTACGCCCGGGATTTCTTCTTCACGACCGACGAGCTGGTGCCTCAGGGCAGCGGCTCGGGCTTCGTCTGGGACGGCCAGGGGCACATCGTCACGAACTTCCACGTCATCAATGACGGCGTCAAGTACATGGTCAGCCTGCCCGACCAGAGGCAGGTCGAGGCCACGCTCGTCGGCCGCGACGAGATGAAGGACATCGCCGTGCTTAAGCTCGGCCAGCGGGTCACCGGCCTCGAGCCGCTGGCCATCGGGACGTCGCGGGACCTCCAGGTCGGCCAGAAGGTCATCGCCATCGGCAACCCCTTCGGCTTCGACCACACGGTCACGACGGGGATCGTCAGCGCCCTGGGCCGGGCCATGCCGGGCGCGGGCGGGGTCACGATCCGCGACATGATCCAGACCGACGCCTCGATCAACCCCGGCAATTCGGGCGGCCCCCTGCTCGATTCGGCCGGCGAGATCATCGGGATGAACACGATGATCGCCAGCCCCTCGGGGACGTCGAGCGGGGTCGGCTTCGCCGTTCCCGTGGACGCCATCCGCAAGATCGTGCCCCAGCTCATCGAGTCCGGCAGGGTCACCCGGCCGGACATCGGCGGCGTGTCCTTCGTCCGGGATGAGGTGGCCCAGCGGGCCGGGATCGAGGGGGCCGTCGTCCTCGAGGTGGCCCGGTCCAGCCGGGCCTACGATCTCGGGCTGCGCGGCGTCTATCGGGACAGCTTCGGCCGGCTGCTCATCCGGGACGTCATCACCGGCATCGACGGGACCAAGGTCAAGTCCTTCGACGACCTCTTCGCCGCCCTGGACATTCACAAGATCGGCGACTCGGTCGCGCTGACGGTCCTGCGGGAAGGCAAGACGCGGACCGTGACCATGCAGCTCGTCAGCAACGATTAG
- a CDS encoding Na+/H+ antiporter NhaC family protein produces the protein MPEYAVFLIMVAVFVLAAAVLKWPIGLCLMGAAVAGALAGGEGLPLRHLVEGSFGFFDVMLIILTAVLFMKVLQASGALDSLAAVLLRLFHRRKALLLLTANLLVMFPGMITGSSTASVLTSGPLVAPVLMKLGLTPLRTGAFIAMAAVLGMIAPPINILVMIMGGGVDMPYVGVTLPLLIIVAPLAVVIPLWIGLRHVKVVDAEEMKAILPPSAYGRYGPKLYLPLLAVIGLMIGERALVRIMPNPGIPGIFLAGSLLGTVCGRRFNFWKVSRRAVEEAMPILTILAGVGMFIQVMTLTGARGWIVMTFLALPGALLYVAIALGMPVFGGISAFGASSILGVPFILALISKNALITSTALSAVVGLGDLIPPAALAGRFAGQVVGERSFTRILRYCFVPALAILAWAITILLNASFLDRFI, from the coding sequence TTGCCGGAATACGCCGTTTTCCTGATCATGGTGGCCGTCTTCGTGCTGGCGGCCGCCGTCCTGAAATGGCCCATCGGCCTCTGCCTCATGGGCGCCGCCGTGGCCGGCGCCCTGGCCGGGGGCGAGGGCCTTCCGCTGCGCCATCTCGTCGAGGGCAGCTTTGGCTTCTTCGACGTCATGCTGATCATCCTGACGGCCGTCCTGTTCATGAAGGTCCTCCAGGCCTCGGGCGCGCTCGACAGCCTGGCCGCCGTCTTGCTCCGGCTGTTCCACCGGAGGAAGGCGCTCCTCCTCCTGACGGCCAATCTCCTGGTCATGTTCCCGGGGATGATCACCGGCTCCTCGACGGCCAGCGTCCTGACCTCGGGACCGCTCGTCGCCCCGGTCCTCATGAAGCTCGGGCTCACGCCGCTCCGGACGGGGGCCTTCATCGCCATGGCCGCGGTGCTGGGGATGATCGCCCCGCCCATCAACATTCTGGTCATGATCATGGGCGGGGGCGTCGACATGCCCTACGTCGGCGTGACGCTGCCGCTCCTCATCATCGTCGCGCCGCTGGCGGTCGTCATCCCGCTCTGGATCGGCCTCCGGCACGTCAAGGTCGTCGACGCGGAAGAGATGAAGGCCATCCTGCCTCCCTCGGCCTATGGGCGCTACGGGCCGAAGCTCTACCTGCCGCTCCTGGCCGTCATCGGCCTGATGATCGGCGAGCGGGCCCTGGTCCGGATCATGCCCAATCCCGGCATCCCCGGCATCTTCCTGGCCGGCAGCCTCCTCGGCACGGTCTGCGGCCGCCGCTTCAACTTCTGGAAGGTCAGCCGCCGGGCCGTCGAGGAGGCCATGCCTATCCTGACCATCCTGGCCGGCGTGGGCATGTTCATCCAGGTCATGACCCTGACCGGGGCGCGGGGCTGGATCGTCATGACCTTCCTGGCCCTGCCCGGCGCCCTACTCTACGTGGCCATCGCCCTGGGCATGCCCGTCTTCGGCGGCATCTCGGCCTTCGGGGCCAGCTCCATCCTCGGGGTGCCGTTCATCCTGGCCCTCATAAGCAAGAACGCCCTGATCACCTCGACCGCCCTGTCGGCCGTCGTCGGCCTCGGCGATCTCATCCCGCCGGCGGCCCTGGCCGGCCGGTTCGCCGGCCAGGTCGTCGGCGAGCGAAGCTTCACCCGCATCCTCAGGTACTGCTTCGTCCCGGCCCTGGCCATCCTGGCCTGGGCCATCACCATCCTGCTTAACGCCTCGTTCCTGGACCGGTTCATCTAG
- a CDS encoding creatininase family protein has product MREHALALAAALAAAIALPALAAPQAAPPAAAALSVRYEELTAPDFVRAVARSGGTCLVPLGILEKHGPHLPVGTDLIDVREVALRAAAAEFTVVFPPYFVGQIFEARHQPGAIAYGSRMMLDVLQKTCDELARNGFKKIILVNGHGGNDAFLHFFCQSQLETQRDYVVYLFEPAYDEATQARLDKMRKTTVDGHAGEEETSVILFHHPGLVKLDRAGDETGEDQKRQAGLKHAYTGIWWYAGQPNHYRGDGRAGNAEFGKALFDAEAGALVEMVRSVKKDAVTAELQKRFFEDAARPLETRPFVKVK; this is encoded by the coding sequence ATGAGAGAACACGCCCTCGCCCTGGCCGCGGCCCTGGCCGCCGCGATCGCGCTGCCGGCCCTGGCCGCGCCGCAGGCGGCGCCGCCGGCCGCGGCCGCGCTGTCCGTCCGCTATGAAGAGCTGACCGCGCCGGACTTCGTCCGGGCCGTGGCCAGGTCGGGAGGGACATGCCTCGTGCCGCTCGGCATCCTGGAGAAGCATGGTCCCCACCTGCCGGTCGGGACCGACCTCATCGACGTCCGCGAGGTCGCCCTGCGCGCCGCCGCAGCCGAGTTCACGGTCGTCTTCCCGCCCTACTTCGTCGGCCAGATCTTCGAGGCCCGCCACCAGCCCGGCGCGATCGCCTACGGCAGCCGGATGATGCTGGACGTCCTCCAGAAGACGTGCGACGAGCTGGCGCGGAACGGGTTCAAGAAGATCATCCTCGTCAACGGCCACGGCGGCAACGACGCCTTCCTCCACTTCTTCTGCCAATCGCAGCTCGAGACGCAGCGCGACTATGTCGTCTACCTGTTCGAACCGGCCTACGACGAGGCGACCCAGGCCCGGCTGGACAAGATGCGCAAAACGACGGTCGACGGCCACGCCGGCGAGGAGGAGACCTCGGTCATCCTGTTCCACCATCCGGGACTGGTCAAGCTCGACCGGGCCGGGGACGAGACCGGCGAGGACCAGAAGCGCCAGGCCGGGCTCAAGCACGCCTACACGGGCATTTGGTGGTACGCCGGACAGCCCAACCACTACCGCGGCGACGGCCGCGCCGGCAACGCCGAGTTCGGGAAGGCCCTCTTCGACGCCGAGGCGGGCGCCCTCGTCGAGATGGTCCGGTCGGTCAAGAAGGACGCGGTCACGGCCGAGCTCCAGAAGCGCTTCTTCGAGGACGCCGCCAGGCCGCTCGAGACCAGGCCCTTCGTCAAGGTCAAGTGA
- a CDS encoding ABC transporter ATP-binding protein has translation MAEVRLEGVRKEFFSGGKKVAAVQGVDLRCRDGEIMVFLGPSGCGKTTTMRLIAGLESATAGEIHIGARRVDGLEPGKRRVALAFENYALYPPLTVKENIVFPLRASMCSPAEIESRLSEIASLLEIDQVLERKPGQLGGGQQQMVSLARCLIRDADVYLMDEPLSHLDSDQRVKVRARLKALHDRTRRTMIYVTHDQLEGMALADRIAVMNAGQVQQIDTPDGVYARPANTFVAGFVGEPPMNFMAGRLEGDGAAPSFLSEDGSLRLPVGPSPFSRPRTILPGQPVTLGIRPEHIRLAGGPLGDVLEASVEVYESLGEEGVLEVRRGRNALTLLTKPGLSLKRGQPVQIGPDVEKIILFDPRTGERL, from the coding sequence ATGGCCGAGGTCAGGCTCGAAGGGGTTCGCAAGGAGTTCTTCTCCGGAGGGAAGAAGGTCGCCGCCGTCCAGGGCGTCGACCTCCGCTGCCGCGACGGCGAGATCATGGTCTTCCTGGGCCCTTCGGGGTGCGGCAAAACCACGACCATGCGCCTGATCGCCGGGCTCGAGTCCGCCACGGCGGGGGAGATCCATATCGGCGCGAGGCGGGTCGACGGTCTCGAGCCGGGCAAGCGGCGGGTGGCCCTGGCCTTCGAGAACTACGCGCTGTACCCGCCGCTGACCGTCAAGGAGAATATCGTCTTTCCCCTGCGGGCCTCGATGTGCAGCCCGGCCGAGATCGAATCTCGCCTGAGCGAGATCGCCTCGCTGCTCGAGATCGACCAGGTCCTGGAACGCAAGCCGGGGCAGCTCGGCGGCGGGCAGCAGCAGATGGTGTCGCTGGCCCGCTGCCTCATCCGGGACGCGGACGTCTATTTGATGGACGAGCCCCTGTCCCACCTGGACTCCGACCAGCGCGTCAAGGTCCGGGCCCGTCTCAAGGCCCTGCATGACAGGACGCGTCGGACGATGATCTATGTGACGCACGATCAGCTGGAGGGCATGGCCCTGGCCGACCGGATCGCGGTCATGAACGCGGGCCAGGTGCAGCAGATCGACACTCCCGACGGCGTCTATGCCCGGCCGGCGAACACGTTCGTCGCCGGCTTCGTCGGCGAGCCGCCCATGAATTTCATGGCCGGCCGGCTGGAGGGCGACGGGGCCGCCCCGTCGTTCCTGTCTGAGGACGGGAGCCTCCGCCTCCCGGTCGGACCGTCCCCGTTCTCCAGGCCCCGGACGATCCTTCCAGGCCAGCCGGTCACGCTCGGCATCAGGCCCGAGCATATCCGCCTGGCCGGCGGTCCGCTCGGGGACGTTCTGGAGGCTTCCGTCGAGGTCTATGAATCGCTCGGCGAGGAAGGCGTCCTCGAGGTCCGCCGCGGCCGGAACGCCCTCACCCTCCTGACCAAACCCGGCCTGTCCTTGAAGCGCGGCCAGCCGGTGCAGATAGGCCCCGACGTCGAAAAGATCATACTGTTCGACCCCCGAACGGGGGAACGCTTATAA
- a CDS encoding zinc-dependent alcohol dehydrogenase family protein has product MKAAVFTGPKQVEVRDVPVPEIKDDEVLIKVKAVGLCGTDIHIFKGEYFTEFPVIPGHEFSGVVDRVGRGVRYFKEGDRVTADPNVFCEACYFCKRNLQNHCEDLRVIGVSGRHANGAFAEYVAVPFKNVFPLDDAISFTQGAFVEPLACVAHGLDLAEIRFGSDVLVVGAGPIGLLLLQSLKAGGAARVAVLDLDAEKLRMARELGADLTFAADGREPEAIKAVAPRGFDYVVDATGIPAIIERSFAYLKKAGTFLVFGVCPKDSKISVNPYEIFLNDWKIVGSFAIRKNFHQSIQMLSSGKVRTDPLLSLQYPLEKFPELLSRKMSRLDLMKVQIAFE; this is encoded by the coding sequence ATGAAGGCGGCGGTTTTCACGGGTCCAAAGCAGGTTGAGGTGCGGGACGTGCCAGTCCCCGAGATCAAGGATGACGAGGTGCTGATCAAGGTCAAGGCGGTCGGCCTCTGCGGCACGGATATCCATATCTTCAAGGGGGAATACTTCACCGAATTCCCGGTCATCCCTGGCCATGAGTTTTCCGGCGTCGTCGACCGGGTCGGCCGGGGCGTCCGCTATTTCAAGGAAGGGGACCGGGTGACGGCTGACCCCAACGTCTTTTGCGAAGCCTGTTATTTCTGCAAACGGAACCTCCAGAACCATTGCGAGGACCTGCGGGTCATCGGGGTCTCCGGCCGTCATGCCAACGGGGCCTTTGCGGAATACGTGGCGGTGCCGTTCAAGAACGTTTTCCCGCTCGACGACGCGATCAGCTTCACCCAAGGCGCCTTCGTCGAGCCGCTCGCCTGCGTGGCCCATGGCCTGGATCTGGCCGAGATCCGGTTCGGGAGCGATGTGCTCGTCGTCGGCGCCGGTCCGATCGGCCTGCTGCTTCTTCAGAGCCTCAAGGCCGGCGGCGCGGCCCGCGTCGCCGTCCTGGACCTGGACGCCGAAAAGCTGAGGATGGCCCGCGAGCTGGGCGCCGACCTCACCTTCGCGGCCGACGGCCGCGAGCCGGAAGCCATCAAGGCCGTCGCACCCCGCGGCTTCGACTACGTCGTCGACGCGACGGGGATCCCCGCTATCATCGAGAGGTCCTTCGCCTATCTGAAGAAGGCGGGGACCTTCCTGGTTTTCGGCGTTTGCCCGAAGGATTCGAAGATCAGTGTTAATCCCTATGAGATCTTCCTCAACGATTGGAAGATCGTCGGCTCGTTCGCGATCCGCAAGAACTTCCATCAGTCCATCCAGATGCTGTCCAGCGGCAAGGTCCGGACGGATCCGCTCCTGTCCTTACAGTACCCTCTGGAGAAGTTCCCGGAGCTCCTGAGCCGGAAGATGAGCCGGCTCGATCTCATGAAGGTCCAGATCGCTTTCGAGTGA
- a CDS encoding succinylglutamate desuccinylase/aspartoacylase family protein, protein MKTSQTSLLTAAGLLALGAAAAFLAGRSFLSMRAAEAIHPGPGLTRQALLSDYFPALAGTPGDTDVYIFEGPEAGGTVLVTGGAHPNEPAGFVAAVVLVENLRALRGKVIVIPRANASGFTCNDPQEANPQRFTVPSRSGPRQFRLGSRLSNPVHQWPDPTLYENPAGQMLSASEVRNLNRCYPGRPRGYLTERTAFGIMEVIRRERVDLGVDLHESAPEYPVINAIVFHDDSAELAALAQMSLQAEGLEFRLEASPQKLRGLSHREWGDAAGIKALLIETPNPVQGRLKGRTTAALVVEGKDKAYLRASRLGRLFVPYDEKGIPLDERVARHLAAISAILQSQAEIDPAKAVAVEGLPDRARVLEDGLGPFLR, encoded by the coding sequence ATGAAGACGAGCCAGACCTCTCTCCTGACGGCCGCCGGGCTCCTGGCCCTGGGCGCCGCCGCGGCGTTCCTGGCCGGCCGCTCGTTCCTGAGCATGAGGGCGGCCGAGGCCATCCATCCCGGCCCTGGCCTGACGCGGCAGGCGCTTCTCAGCGACTACTTTCCGGCCCTGGCCGGCACGCCGGGCGACACCGACGTCTATATCTTCGAGGGTCCGGAGGCCGGGGGGACGGTGCTTGTCACGGGCGGCGCCCATCCCAACGAGCCGGCCGGCTTCGTCGCCGCCGTCGTCCTGGTCGAGAACCTGCGCGCGCTCCGGGGCAAGGTCATCGTCATCCCCCGGGCCAACGCCAGCGGCTTCACCTGCAACGATCCCCAGGAGGCCAACCCGCAGAGATTCACGGTCCCGTCGCGGAGCGGGCCGCGGCAGTTCCGCCTTGGTTCGCGGCTGTCCAACCCCGTCCACCAATGGCCGGACCCGACGCTGTACGAGAACCCGGCCGGGCAGATGCTCTCGGCCTCCGAGGTGCGCAACCTCAACCGCTGCTATCCCGGACGGCCGCGGGGCTACCTGACGGAGCGGACAGCCTTCGGGATCATGGAGGTCATCCGCCGGGAGCGGGTCGATCTCGGCGTCGACCTTCACGAGTCGGCGCCCGAGTACCCGGTCATCAACGCCATCGTCTTCCACGACGACAGCGCCGAGCTGGCCGCCCTGGCCCAGATGTCGCTCCAGGCAGAAGGGCTCGAGTTCCGGCTCGAGGCTTCGCCGCAGAAACTGCGGGGCTTGAGCCACCGGGAGTGGGGCGACGCGGCGGGGATCAAGGCCCTCCTGATCGAGACGCCGAATCCCGTTCAGGGCCGGCTGAAGGGACGGACGACCGCCGCCCTGGTCGTCGAGGGCAAGGACAAGGCCTACCTCAGGGCCTCGCGGCTGGGGCGGCTGTTCGTCCCCTATGACGAGAAGGGCATTCCCCTCGACGAGCGGGTGGCCCGTCACCTGGCCGCCATATCGGCCATCCTCCAGAGCCAGGCCGAGATCGACCCGGCGAAGGCGGTCGCGGTCGAGGGCCTGCCCGACCGGGCCAGGGTCCTGGAGGACGGGCTCGGGCCCTTCCTGCGCTAA
- a CDS encoding DUF6305 family protein, which produces MKFLRFIAGAAAAAAALALLPVAAAQTGAGQGPVFDPPMLITSAGQSPDVQLAVVLAKRAGIETTLAKLATARDLGGAGTLGLVVGASLKGLGAAGLDTAKEKARVKALLAEAARRKIPVLFLHLGGEQRRGELTDAMVAEYLPAARMAVIVKSADADGLFSKICRARGIPLVAVEKTAEAAEVLKSAFKPKA; this is translated from the coding sequence ATGAAGTTCTTACGGTTCATCGCCGGAGCCGCGGCCGCCGCGGCGGCCCTGGCTCTTCTCCCGGTCGCCGCGGCGCAAACCGGCGCCGGCCAGGGCCCCGTCTTCGACCCGCCGATGCTCATCACCTCGGCCGGCCAGAGCCCGGACGTCCAGCTGGCCGTCGTCCTGGCCAAGCGGGCCGGCATCGAGACTACATTGGCTAAACTGGCCACCGCCAGGGACCTTGGCGGGGCCGGGACGCTCGGCCTCGTCGTCGGGGCCAGCTTGAAAGGCCTCGGCGCGGCGGGCCTCGACACCGCCAAGGAAAAGGCGCGGGTCAAGGCCCTTCTGGCCGAGGCGGCCAGGAGAAAGATCCCCGTTCTCTTCCTCCATCTCGGCGGGGAGCAGCGCCGCGGCGAGCTGACCGACGCCATGGTCGCCGAGTACCTGCCGGCCGCCCGGATGGCCGTCATCGTCAAGTCGGCTGACGCGGACGGCCTGTTCTCGAAGATCTGCCGGGCCCGCGGCATCCCGCTCGTGGCTGTCGAGAAAACGGCCGAAGCCGCCGAGGTCCTGAAGAGCGCGTTCAAGCCCAAGGCCTGA